In a genomic window of Candidatus Hadarchaeales archaeon:
- a CDS encoding MFS transporter codes for MKASPYRWVILTLAWLLIFFVNYSWYILPPLEEELSSSLGLSTDHLYLLLTAPTLAAALSSIPGGAVGDKLGVRRTVLAGILLGSVVATARALSQSFLLLWFLTFLVGASMGLVVPNLPKMVGEWFPEGETGSASGIYVSSMGLGISAGLFTGALFPSWRWAFFCTGMGMFFSSLFWFFFAREPPTGGHRGVPLKESLSHAMRSRNVWLLAFSQFLFLGAFVSYTGGLTHAVQEVFGVGAGEAGALSALAVVGMVVGNLIWPPLADRTGKFRAFLILCSLLSGPLLFLAWLEAYGFSTWLLVFVGGVMAGGVPPLLLAYPPLLPEIGPKYSGGASGVILTSGNLGGLVITVALFSPLSKRGYDPAFLFLGAIFCAISLFSAALSKVGRARA; via the coding sequence TTGAAAGCCTCTCCATACAGATGGGTCATCCTAACGCTGGCATGGCTTTTGATCTTCTTCGTAAACTACAGCTGGTACATCCTTCCTCCCTTGGAGGAAGAGCTTTCCTCTTCCTTAGGCCTTTCCACGGATCACCTTTACCTCCTCCTCACCGCCCCTACGCTGGCAGCAGCCTTGAGCAGCATACCGGGAGGGGCAGTGGGGGATAAGCTCGGGGTGAGGAGAACGGTTCTCGCGGGCATCCTGCTGGGCTCGGTGGTGGCAACGGCTAGGGCCCTTTCCCAGAGTTTCCTCCTCCTCTGGTTCCTAACTTTTCTGGTAGGTGCTTCGATGGGTTTGGTGGTACCCAACCTTCCCAAGATGGTGGGGGAATGGTTCCCCGAAGGGGAAACGGGATCGGCCTCAGGAATATACGTGAGTTCGATGGGGCTAGGAATCTCCGCGGGACTCTTCACGGGTGCCCTCTTTCCCTCTTGGAGATGGGCCTTCTTCTGTACGGGAATGGGAATGTTCTTCTCCTCCCTTTTCTGGTTTTTCTTCGCGAGAGAACCACCCACGGGTGGGCATAGGGGTGTACCTTTAAAGGAAAGCCTATCCCACGCCATGAGGAGTCGCAACGTCTGGTTGCTCGCTTTTTCCCAGTTCCTTTTCCTCGGAGCCTTCGTTTCCTACACGGGTGGTTTGACCCACGCCGTTCAGGAAGTTTTTGGGGTAGGGGCCGGGGAGGCAGGAGCCCTTTCCGCCCTTGCCGTGGTGGGAATGGTGGTGGGAAACCTGATATGGCCTCCCCTGGCGGACCGAACGGGAAAGTTCAGGGCCTTCCTCATTCTCTGTTCCCTCCTCTCCGGCCCCCTCCTCTTCTTGGCTTGGCTTGAGGCCTATGGTTTTTCCACTTGGTTGCTGGTGTTCGTGGGAGGTGTGATGGCGGGAGGTGTTCCTCCCCTCCTGTTGGCCTATCCTCCCCTCCTGCCGGAGATAGGACCCAAATACAGTGGTGGTGCTTCGGGTGTGATCCTCACCTCGGGCAACCTCGGAGGCCTCGTGATCACCGTGGCCCTTTTCAGTCCCCTTTCCAAGCGAGGTTACGATCCAGCCTTCCTCTTCTTGGGAGCCATTTTCTGCGCGATTTCCCTTTTCTCCGCTGCTCTTTCGAAGGTGGGGAGGGCTAGAGCTTGA
- a CDS encoding SCP2 sterol-binding domain-containing protein: MVPFPTPEWLEEYVKKLNESKELEEAGKGWGVGWNGDFIFQIDKVPVEKIEQLPEGDLKKYMKEMMEKYVSGTTVYTWIGLKDGKCTGAKVIKNPNEVQAGFKLIGDYESWKKLAKGEADATKLVLTGKMKLQGDMSKVMRYIKATQLMGKIASQIPTEFLDEMV, encoded by the coding sequence ATGGTACCTTTTCCGACACCTGAATGGCTCGAGGAATATGTCAAGAAACTGAATGAGAGCAAAGAACTGGAAGAAGCAGGCAAGGGATGGGGCGTGGGATGGAACGGAGATTTCATCTTCCAGATAGACAAGGTGCCAGTGGAGAAAATAGAGCAACTGCCCGAAGGGGATCTGAAGAAGTACATGAAGGAAATGATGGAGAAGTATGTCTCTGGTACCACGGTATATACTTGGATAGGTCTGAAGGATGGGAAGTGTACGGGTGCGAAGGTCATTAAGAATCCCAACGAAGTGCAAGCCGGTTTCAAGCTAATAGGAGACTATGAATCTTGGAAGAAGCTGGCGAAGGGAGAAGCAGACGCCACCAAGCTGGTGCTCACTGGCAAGATGAAACTCCAGGGAGACATGAGCAAGGTGATGAGGTACATCAAGGCGACGCAGCTCATGGGAAAGATCGCTTCACAGATTCCGACGGAATTCTTGGACGAGATGGTCTAA
- a CDS encoding AMP-binding protein, which produces MVTYSDRPWIKIYEQIGLPYKFDYPKIPLFELIDRAAAEYPESKAMVYFDREYTYAQLKSYTDRLATALSKKMGIKKGDVVGVQLFNSPQFIIGVYGSLKAGAIVALMSPLLPTPELEYEISTSGARVVITDESRVEEIKAMKHRTKLEQIIVTSVKDFSPSEDPVPPKVEGAIQLRQLLSETEADPPKLEIDPVEDVALLFFTGGSTGIPKGVMLTHYNLTTNIVQTFGPTAAGMLEPNKGNFSVMGCLPFFHIYGFTCAMNVALYWAGCLLLVPDARDTKMIYELLVKYRPLLMPGVPTQFMRLLQEKNVDLSELKGCVPYSGAAALPPEVSKQFEEKAGVLVSEGYGLSEASPVTHSNFVAILKGAGIDLGLPVKLGSIGIPVPDTDVKIVDIETGTKEMPVGEPGEMIIKGPQIMKGYWPTPGSGLRDGWLYTGDVAKMDEDGYFYIVDRTKDMINVSGLKVYGRVVDDVLYEHPAVAKAAAVGIPDPERPGSERVKAFIELKEGYEPSEELKEDILRHCRERLPPYAVPKFIEFRKELPLTVTEKVFKRKLREEEIEKMKKAGLLK; this is translated from the coding sequence ATGGTTACCTACAGTGACCGTCCATGGATTAAAATTTATGAGCAAATAGGTCTTCCCTATAAATTCGACTATCCCAAGATACCACTTTTCGAACTCATCGATCGGGCGGCTGCGGAGTATCCCGAAAGCAAAGCCATGGTGTACTTCGATAGGGAGTATACCTATGCCCAGTTGAAGTCCTACACGGATCGGCTGGCCACGGCCCTTAGCAAGAAGATGGGGATAAAGAAGGGGGATGTGGTGGGAGTACAGCTCTTCAACTCTCCCCAGTTCATCATAGGAGTCTACGGTTCCTTAAAGGCCGGGGCCATTGTAGCCCTCATGAGCCCCCTCCTCCCCACCCCGGAGTTGGAGTACGAGATCAGCACTTCTGGCGCTAGGGTGGTCATTACCGACGAGTCCAGAGTGGAGGAAATAAAGGCCATGAAACACCGCACCAAGCTGGAACAAATCATTGTTACCTCCGTGAAGGATTTCTCTCCCTCGGAAGATCCCGTGCCTCCGAAGGTGGAAGGAGCCATCCAACTGCGCCAACTCCTCTCGGAAACGGAAGCGGACCCGCCCAAGCTGGAAATAGATCCGGTAGAAGATGTTGCCCTCCTCTTCTTCACCGGGGGTTCCACCGGCATTCCCAAGGGGGTGATGCTCACCCACTACAACCTCACCACCAACATCGTCCAAACCTTCGGTCCTACGGCGGCAGGTATGCTGGAACCGAACAAAGGAAACTTTTCGGTGATGGGATGTCTGCCCTTCTTCCACATTTATGGTTTCACTTGCGCCATGAACGTGGCCCTTTATTGGGCGGGATGCCTCCTGCTCGTTCCCGATGCCAGAGATACGAAGATGATTTACGAGCTACTGGTAAAATACCGTCCCCTTTTGATGCCCGGGGTTCCTACCCAATTCATGAGGTTGCTCCAAGAAAAGAATGTGGACCTTTCCGAACTGAAGGGATGTGTACCCTATAGCGGTGCTGCTGCCCTTCCCCCAGAGGTTTCCAAACAATTTGAGGAGAAAGCGGGTGTATTGGTCAGCGAGGGTTATGGGCTTTCGGAAGCCAGTCCCGTCACCCATTCCAACTTCGTGGCCATCCTCAAGGGTGCGGGGATCGATCTTGGGTTACCGGTAAAGCTGGGATCCATAGGCATACCCGTGCCCGATACGGATGTTAAAATAGTGGACATAGAAACGGGGACGAAGGAAATGCCCGTGGGGGAGCCAGGGGAAATGATCATCAAAGGACCACAGATAATGAAGGGTTACTGGCCCACCCCGGGCAGTGGTTTAAGGGATGGATGGCTGTATACGGGGGATGTGGCGAAGATGGACGAAGATGGCTACTTCTACATCGTCGACCGCACGAAAGACATGATCAACGTCTCGGGTTTGAAGGTCTATGGAAGGGTGGTGGACGATGTTCTCTACGAACATCCGGCTGTGGCCAAGGCAGCTGCTGTGGGCATACCCGATCCCGAGCGCCCCGGAAGCGAAAGGGTGAAGGCCTTCATCGAACTAAAGGAAGGATACGAACCCAGCGAGGAGCTGAAGGAGGATATTCTCAGACATTGTAGGGAGAGGCTTCCGCCCTACGCCGTCCCCAAATTCATAGAATTCAGGAAGGAACTTCCCCTTACCGTTACAGAGAAGGTTTTCAAACGGAAGCTCAGGGAAGAAGAAATAGAGAAGATGAAGAAGGCTGGGCTCCTTAAGTAA
- a CDS encoding F420-nonreducing hydrogenase, translated as MAKPKQKLKFAFYWAASCGGCEIGVLDIDEKILDVVELADIVFWPVALDVKYKDVEAMPDGFIDVCFFNGAVRTEEQEHLAKLLRKKSKVLVAFGACSYTGGVPGLANLADREEIFARAYLESPSTENPQRIVPKTSTRVKEGELKLPEFYDTVKTLDQTVEVDYYLPGCPPPPNLILKAVEAIAKGELPPRGSVLAPLKSVCDECPRNKTKPEKLSISQVKRPYEVELDPEKCFLAQGIICMGPATRGGCEARCLNGNMPCTGCHGPCPNEVDQGAAMISALSSILGVEGEREAGYDPQKLVDQIVDPVGTFYMYTLPASVLGRRVKKK; from the coding sequence ATGGCCAAGCCGAAGCAGAAATTGAAGTTTGCCTTCTACTGGGCGGCCAGTTGTGGGGGTTGTGAGATAGGGGTTCTGGATATCGATGAAAAAATTCTTGATGTGGTGGAGTTGGCCGACATCGTCTTTTGGCCTGTGGCCCTCGATGTGAAGTACAAGGATGTAGAAGCCATGCCCGATGGCTTCATAGACGTTTGCTTCTTCAACGGAGCTGTGAGGACGGAAGAGCAGGAGCACCTGGCGAAGCTCCTCAGGAAAAAGTCAAAGGTGTTGGTGGCCTTTGGGGCCTGTTCCTACACCGGAGGAGTCCCTGGTCTCGCCAACTTGGCGGACAGGGAGGAGATCTTTGCGAGGGCCTATCTGGAATCCCCCTCCACCGAGAATCCCCAGCGAATAGTCCCCAAGACTTCCACCAGGGTAAAGGAGGGTGAGCTGAAGCTTCCGGAGTTTTACGACACGGTCAAAACCCTGGATCAAACGGTGGAGGTAGATTACTACCTCCCCGGTTGCCCGCCTCCTCCCAACCTCATCCTGAAGGCGGTGGAGGCCATAGCCAAGGGTGAACTCCCACCGAGGGGGTCGGTACTGGCTCCCCTGAAGTCTGTATGTGATGAGTGTCCTAGGAACAAGACGAAGCCCGAGAAACTCTCGATTTCTCAGGTGAAAAGACCTTACGAGGTAGAGCTGGATCCGGAGAAGTGTTTCCTCGCCCAGGGTATCATCTGCATGGGTCCGGCTACTAGGGGTGGGTGCGAGGCCAGGTGCTTAAACGGCAACATGCCGTGCACCGGATGCCATGGTCCCTGCCCCAATGAGGTTGACCAGGGGGCGGCCATGATCAGCGCCCTTTCCTCCATTCTCGGGGTGGAGGGGGAAAGAGAGGCAGGGTATGATCCCCAGAAGTTGGTGGATCAGATAGTGGATCCCGTGGGAACCTTCTACATGTATACCCTACCGGCTTCCGTGCTGGGAAGGAGGGTGAAGAAGAAATGA
- a CDS encoding aldehyde ferredoxin oxidoreductase family protein, which translates to MPGYMGKLLRVDLSHGKIVEEEVKETEVRKFLGCRGLGARYLFEVRKGADPLGPENKLIFMTGLLTGTGFPTAGRYDVVSKSPQTGFYGHANSAGFWGVDFKRTGFDGIIFEGISPNPVYLFVEDGRAELRDAKHLWGKGVHETTRMLKEELGERVNVAAIGPAGENLVRYASILNDYNRAAGRCGMGTVMGSKKLKAVAVRGTKKVEVADPDRLKELTKEVIELAGQNMLKTSLETFGTNSGFDLVNAMGGMPTRNWQEGVFPAGEKINGPALSDKVLVGTKGCYVCPIHCARLSEVKSGPYACKTEGPEYESVGALGSMCGVDSMEAITYAHHLCNDYGMDTISTGSTIAFAMECFEKGILTKEDTGGLELRFGDADTMVKLVHLIARREGIGNLLAEGTKRMSEKLGKGSERFAMHSKGLEFAAYDPRAAKIVGLAYATSNRGGCHINAYVQLQAFIGAPQPLLPEDIREPFFDPLSEDPILGRVVKETEDAYAFVEALGMCKFLGWMITADKVVEAVVAATGWKDFDERELRRCGERIYNLERMFNVREGLNRSHDSLPKRLLEEPHPSGPAAGQVVHLEPMLDAYYQYRGWDRNGIPTKEKLAELDLLDLPMA; encoded by the coding sequence TTGCCCGGATATATGGGGAAGCTCCTGAGGGTGGATCTCTCCCACGGAAAGATAGTGGAAGAAGAGGTCAAAGAAACTGAAGTGAGAAAGTTTTTGGGTTGCAGGGGTCTGGGGGCCCGCTATCTCTTCGAAGTCAGAAAGGGAGCAGATCCCCTGGGACCCGAGAACAAACTCATTTTCATGACAGGTCTTCTCACGGGAACAGGCTTTCCTACCGCTGGAAGATACGATGTGGTTTCCAAATCTCCTCAGACGGGTTTTTACGGTCATGCCAACTCCGCCGGTTTTTGGGGAGTGGACTTCAAGCGCACGGGTTTCGATGGCATCATCTTTGAGGGGATTTCTCCTAACCCCGTCTACCTGTTCGTGGAGGACGGGAGGGCTGAACTGAGGGATGCCAAGCATCTTTGGGGCAAGGGTGTGCATGAAACCACCAGAATGTTGAAGGAGGAGCTGGGTGAGAGGGTCAACGTGGCAGCCATAGGGCCTGCGGGGGAGAACTTGGTCAGGTATGCTTCCATCCTCAACGATTACAACAGGGCCGCGGGGAGATGCGGCATGGGGACAGTGATGGGCTCCAAAAAGCTCAAGGCCGTTGCCGTGAGGGGAACGAAAAAAGTGGAAGTGGCAGACCCAGACAGGTTGAAGGAGCTGACCAAGGAAGTCATAGAGTTGGCCGGTCAAAACATGTTGAAGACCAGTCTGGAAACCTTTGGAACCAACTCGGGCTTCGATTTGGTAAACGCCATGGGTGGAATGCCCACGAGGAACTGGCAGGAAGGAGTCTTCCCCGCTGGGGAAAAGATCAACGGACCTGCCCTTTCCGACAAGGTCTTGGTGGGAACCAAAGGATGTTATGTCTGCCCCATCCATTGCGCCAGACTCTCGGAGGTGAAAAGTGGACCCTACGCCTGCAAGACGGAGGGACCGGAGTACGAATCGGTTGGGGCCTTGGGATCCATGTGCGGGGTGGATAGCATGGAAGCCATCACCTATGCCCACCACCTGTGCAACGATTATGGGATGGACACGATAAGCACGGGAAGCACGATCGCCTTCGCCATGGAATGTTTTGAGAAGGGCATCCTGACGAAGGAGGATACTGGCGGTTTGGAGCTGAGGTTCGGTGATGCCGATACCATGGTAAAACTGGTACACCTGATAGCCCGCAGGGAAGGAATAGGGAACCTTCTAGCCGAAGGAACGAAGAGGATGTCGGAGAAACTGGGGAAGGGATCGGAGAGGTTCGCCATGCACTCGAAGGGACTGGAGTTCGCGGCCTATGATCCAAGGGCGGCCAAAATCGTGGGGCTCGCCTATGCCACCTCCAACAGGGGAGGATGCCACATCAATGCCTACGTCCAGCTTCAAGCCTTCATAGGAGCCCCACAGCCCCTGCTTCCCGAAGACATAAGAGAACCCTTCTTCGATCCCCTCTCGGAAGACCCCATTTTGGGAAGGGTGGTGAAGGAAACTGAGGATGCCTATGCCTTCGTGGAGGCACTTGGGATGTGCAAGTTTCTGGGCTGGATGATAACCGCCGACAAGGTGGTGGAAGCCGTGGTGGCTGCTACGGGATGGAAGGATTTCGATGAAAGGGAACTGAGGAGATGTGGGGAAAGGATCTACAACTTGGAGAGGATGTTCAACGTGAGGGAAGGTTTGAACCGTTCCCACGATTCCCTACCCAAGCGGCTACTGGAAGAACCCCACCCCTCCGGACCGGCCGCTGGACAGGTGGTACATCTGGAGCCCATGCTCGATGCCTATTATCAATACCGTGGATGGGACAGGAACGGCATACCCACCAAGGAAAAGCTGGCGGAGCTCGACCTCCTAGACCTTCCGATGGCCTGA
- a CDS encoding SCP2 sterol-binding domain-containing protein yields the protein MRRRQLILSERVGEDLRSVVEGALTLSEEELKSSLSFLMDTIQSVGVREFLRAVPDLLSKMVEKMETLDLASFVREVPQASSRFLDVLWEGLGVLAEEDPEIRKKLEEMKTLIVNFKATDSPMVGHFKVSEGKLSGGGRGAMMADLTVFASTADLMGLLTGKVDPIWGALMGRYKVEGKVADAMRLAPLMKLLPKLLVKEKV from the coding sequence ATGAGGAGGCGCCAATTAATCCTATCGGAGAGAGTGGGGGAGGACCTCAGATCGGTGGTGGAAGGGGCCCTAACTCTATCAGAGGAAGAACTGAAGTCTAGTCTTTCCTTTTTGATGGATACCATTCAGAGCGTAGGGGTGAGGGAATTCCTGAGGGCCGTTCCCGATCTCCTCTCCAAGATGGTGGAGAAGATGGAAACGCTGGATTTGGCGAGCTTTGTGAGGGAAGTACCTCAAGCCTCCTCCAGATTTCTGGATGTGCTTTGGGAAGGATTGGGGGTTTTGGCTGAGGAGGATCCCGAGATCAGGAAAAAGCTAGAGGAAATGAAAACTCTCATTGTGAACTTCAAAGCAACGGATTCTCCCATGGTTGGTCACTTCAAGGTGAGTGAGGGAAAACTGTCTGGGGGTGGAAGGGGAGCGATGATGGCAGATCTCACCGTCTTTGCCTCTACCGCGGATTTGATGGGGCTCCTGACGGGAAAGGTGGATCCCATCTGGGGTGCTTTAATGGGTAGATACAAGGTGGAAGGTAAGGTAGCAGACGCGATGAGGCTTGCGCCCCTCATGAAACTCCTTCCCAAACTTTTGGTTAAAGAGAAAGTTTGA
- a CDS encoding SCP2 sterol-binding domain-containing protein has protein sequence MRMTKLAFGTQAWNEEYVKRLNSDPVMAEAGKGWGVGWNGDFIFQIDEVPVEKLQKAETMSDAEIKQLAEKAGITFEEAKKIQEEFKAVMKEYLKGKTIYVYVGLKDGKCTGMRLLKDPNEVQVGFKLIGSYDSWKKLAKAESDATKLVLTGKMKLQGDMSKVMRYIKATQQMGKIASQVPTIFVDEYV, from the coding sequence ATGAGAATGACAAAGTTGGCTTTTGGAACCCAAGCTTGGAACGAGGAATATGTCAAAAGACTTAACAGCGATCCGGTAATGGCCGAGGCTGGCAAGGGATGGGGCGTGGGATGGAACGGAGATTTCATCTTCCAGATAGACGAGGTCCCCGTGGAAAAGTTGCAGAAGGCGGAAACGATGTCTGATGCGGAAATCAAGCAGCTCGCGGAAAAGGCAGGAATTACCTTTGAGGAGGCCAAGAAAATCCAGGAGGAATTCAAGGCCGTCATGAAGGAATACCTGAAAGGGAAGACCATCTATGTGTACGTCGGGCTCAAGGATGGGAAGTGCACGGGTATGCGCCTGCTGAAGGATCCCAACGAGGTGCAGGTGGGCTTCAAACTGATAGGTTCTTACGATTCTTGGAAGAAGCTGGCGAAGGCCGAGAGCGATGCCACCAAGCTGGTGCTCACTGGCAAGATGAAACTCCAGGGAGACATGAGCAAGGTGATGAGGTACATCAAGGCGACGCAACAGATGGGAAAGATCGCTTCACAAGTGCCAACGATCTTCGTGGACGAATACGTTTGA
- a CDS encoding FAD-dependent oxidoreductase, translating into MNPFPVLFSPISIGRMVVRNRIVMPALTTGYAFGEVTDQLKHYFEARAKGGAGLIVVGIAAVEKGTEYVISASDDSYIPGLRELAETIHAHGAKTALQLWHPGRYEFVEITGREPVSASDVPPPIFSRVKPRALTVPEIKRIEEEFAQAAGRAKEAGFDAVEFIGSAGYLISQFLSPVTNRRTDEYGGSLENRMRFLLEIVELTKEVVGKDFPLMCRLSGDELIPGGNTLSEMKIVARKLAEVGISAINVTAGWHESRVPMITMEVPRGGYVYLAEGIKEALKGTEVRVAASNRINEPFLAERILREGKADLISMGRALVADPEFPRKAQEGRVEDIVTCVACCQGCFDRLFEGRPLTCMVNPGVGREAEVKVEPAVKKKRVLVVGGGPGGLKVAEMAALRGHQVILCEEDGELGGQLNLASITPGREELGTVVRELALHAKKAGVEIRLRTKVDADMVEEIEPDAVVLATGALPIVPSFPGVDLPHVVQAWEVLKGREVGKRVVVVGGGGVGCYTAHYLSSRGREVTLLEMLEKVAGDVGITTRWILRENLKKGGVRIFTSTKVKEIRPEGVVATRGEVEEVFPADSVVLAVGSRPNSGLVEELRDKVEELYLVGDCLQPRKALDAIREGWEVGLKL; encoded by the coding sequence ATGAATCCCTTTCCCGTTCTCTTTTCCCCTATTTCCATAGGTAGGATGGTGGTGAGGAATCGCATCGTGATGCCCGCCCTCACCACCGGCTATGCCTTTGGGGAGGTCACGGACCAGCTCAAGCACTATTTCGAGGCCAGGGCAAAGGGAGGAGCAGGTCTCATCGTGGTGGGAATAGCCGCCGTGGAAAAGGGAACGGAATACGTGATCTCTGCCTCCGACGACTCCTACATCCCCGGTCTGAGGGAACTGGCGGAGACCATCCACGCCCACGGGGCCAAGACCGCCCTCCAGCTTTGGCATCCAGGAAGGTATGAGTTCGTGGAGATCACGGGGAGGGAACCCGTCTCTGCCTCCGACGTCCCTCCCCCCATCTTCAGTAGGGTGAAGCCCAGGGCCCTCACCGTTCCGGAAATCAAGAGGATAGAGGAGGAGTTCGCACAGGCGGCGGGGAGGGCGAAGGAAGCTGGCTTCGATGCGGTGGAATTCATAGGTTCAGCAGGCTATTTGATAAGCCAGTTCCTCTCCCCCGTCACCAACAGACGCACCGACGAATACGGTGGATCCTTGGAAAACAGGATGAGGTTCCTCCTCGAAATCGTGGAGCTGACCAAGGAAGTGGTGGGAAAGGACTTCCCGCTGATGTGCCGCCTCTCCGGGGACGAACTCATCCCGGGAGGGAATACGCTTTCCGAGATGAAAATAGTGGCCAGGAAGCTGGCGGAAGTGGGCATTTCCGCCATCAACGTTACCGCGGGATGGCATGAATCGAGGGTTCCCATGATCACCATGGAGGTCCCGAGGGGAGGATACGTGTACCTGGCGGAGGGTATCAAAGAAGCCCTGAAGGGAACGGAGGTGAGGGTGGCGGCCAGTAACCGCATCAACGAGCCCTTCCTAGCCGAAAGGATCCTGAGGGAGGGAAAGGCGGATTTGATCTCCATGGGAAGGGCACTGGTAGCCGATCCCGAGTTCCCCAGGAAGGCACAAGAGGGAAGGGTGGAGGACATCGTCACCTGCGTGGCCTGCTGTCAGGGTTGTTTCGACAGGCTCTTCGAGGGAAGGCCCCTAACGTGCATGGTCAACCCTGGTGTGGGAAGGGAGGCCGAAGTGAAGGTGGAACCGGCGGTCAAGAAGAAAAGGGTGCTGGTCGTGGGGGGAGGACCGGGAGGACTGAAGGTGGCGGAAATGGCCGCCCTCAGAGGCCATCAAGTCATCCTCTGCGAGGAAGATGGGGAGCTGGGAGGACAGCTCAACTTGGCTTCCATCACACCAGGAAGGGAGGAACTGGGAACGGTGGTAAGGGAACTGGCCCTCCATGCCAAGAAGGCTGGAGTGGAAATAAGGCTGAGAACGAAGGTGGATGCCGACATGGTGGAGGAAATAGAACCGGATGCCGTGGTATTGGCCACCGGTGCTCTGCCCATCGTTCCTTCTTTCCCCGGCGTTGACCTTCCCCACGTAGTACAGGCTTGGGAGGTTTTGAAGGGGAGGGAAGTGGGAAAGAGGGTGGTGGTAGTGGGAGGAGGAGGGGTGGGATGCTATACTGCCCATTACCTCTCTTCCAGGGGAAGGGAAGTGACTCTTCTGGAAATGCTGGAGAAAGTGGCTGGTGATGTTGGTATCACCACCCGTTGGATCCTGAGGGAGAACCTGAAGAAGGGAGGCGTGAGGATCTTCACTTCCACCAAAGTGAAGGAAATCCGCCCCGAAGGGGTGGTGGCCACGAGAGGGGAGGTGGAAGAGGTTTTCCCAGCGGACTCGGTGGTGCTGGCCGTGGGGTCCAGACCCAACTCGGGTTTGGTCGAGGAACTGAGGGACAAAGTGGAGGAACTTTACCTAGTGGGGGACTGCCTCCAACCCAGAAAGGCCTTGGATGCCATTCGCGAAGGGTGGGAGGTGGGTCTCAAGCTCTAG
- a CDS encoding Ni/Fe hydrogenase subunit alpha has protein sequence MKVITIDPITRLEGHGKISIFLDEKGDVANAYLQVPELRGFERFCEGRRAELMPQITSRICGVCPVAHHMASTKALDAAFHVDPPPAAKKLRELIYSGYYIYDHTLHFFYLGGPDFVVGPDAPPAERNILGVIKKVGLEVGKEVIKHRAYGQRITAILGGKATHPVCGLPGGVSKPLSEEERKEIEKMARSCVDFAQKALQIFDQVVLKNQKYVELIKSDAYTLRTYYMGLVDEKNRVNFYDGKIRVVDPNGREFVKFAPSQYLDVIGEHVEEWTYVKFTYLKKVGWKGLVDGPDSGIYRVGPLARLNAADGMATPLAQQEYERMYETLGGKPVHSTLAFHWARLIELLYACERALELAQDPEITSKEVRNPVGTPGEGVGVVEAARGTLYHHYQLTEEGLIKKANLIVATTNNVAPICMSIRDAAKALISGGKVTDGILNMIEMAFRAYDPCYACATHFALGKMPLEVKIYDKDRNLLYTLKRP, from the coding sequence ATGAAGGTCATCACCATAGATCCCATCACCAGACTCGAAGGCCACGGAAAGATCTCGATTTTCTTGGACGAGAAGGGTGACGTGGCAAACGCTTACCTCCAGGTTCCAGAGCTGAGGGGCTTCGAGCGTTTCTGTGAGGGAAGAAGGGCGGAACTGATGCCACAAATCACCTCCAGGATCTGTGGTGTCTGTCCGGTGGCCCACCACATGGCCTCCACGAAGGCCCTGGATGCAGCCTTCCACGTGGATCCGCCGCCCGCGGCCAAGAAGCTCAGGGAGCTGATCTATTCGGGTTATTACATCTACGACCACACCCTGCACTTCTTCTATCTAGGGGGACCAGACTTCGTGGTGGGTCCGGATGCTCCACCGGCCGAGAGGAACATCCTGGGAGTGATCAAGAAGGTGGGGCTGGAAGTGGGGAAGGAAGTGATCAAACACAGGGCCTATGGTCAGAGGATTACGGCCATCCTGGGTGGAAAGGCCACCCATCCCGTGTGCGGCTTGCCCGGAGGGGTGAGCAAACCCTTGAGCGAGGAAGAGAGGAAGGAAATAGAGAAGATGGCCAGGTCCTGCGTGGACTTTGCCCAAAAGGCCCTCCAGATCTTCGATCAGGTCGTTTTGAAGAACCAGAAATACGTGGAGCTGATAAAGAGTGATGCCTACACCCTGAGGACCTACTACATGGGATTGGTCGATGAGAAGAACCGCGTGAACTTCTACGACGGGAAGATCAGGGTGGTGGATCCCAATGGCAGGGAGTTTGTAAAGTTTGCACCATCCCAGTACCTGGATGTGATAGGGGAGCACGTGGAGGAGTGGACTTACGTGAAGTTCACCTACTTGAAGAAGGTGGGGTGGAAGGGATTGGTGGACGGTCCCGACAGCGGTATTTACAGAGTGGGTCCACTGGCAAGGTTAAATGCCGCCGATGGGATGGCCACACCCCTTGCCCAGCAGGAGTACGAGAGGATGTACGAAACGCTGGGAGGAAAACCCGTACACTCCACCCTGGCCTTCCACTGGGCCAGGCTGATAGAGCTCCTCTATGCCTGCGAGAGGGCACTGGAGCTTGCCCAGGATCCTGAGATCACCAGCAAGGAAGTGAGGAATCCGGTGGGGACTCCAGGGGAAGGTGTGGGGGTAGTGGAGGCGGCCAGGGGGACCCTGTACCATCACTACCAACTCACGGAGGAAGGTTTGATCAAGAAGGCCAACCTCATCGTGGCCACCACCAACAATGTGGCTCCCATCTGCATGTCCATAAGGGATGCTGCCAAGGCCCTCATTTCTGGAGGGAAGGTCACGGATGGGATCTTGAACATGATTGAAATGGCCTTCAGGGCCTAC